A stretch of the Alnus glutinosa chromosome 6, dhAlnGlut1.1, whole genome shotgun sequence genome encodes the following:
- the LOC133870557 gene encoding uncharacterized protein LOC133870557 produces MYIRICRYLPPEHLWRLNRRTFDGTEEFASAPIVPCGYEVLQQLDGVAFGDETAGKKKKRKKRKKGAGSSDVIWKKKSIFFRLPYWKDNLLRHNLDVMHIEKNVMDNILGTILDIKGKTKDNLAARLDLQEMGLRPKLHPFTAANGKTYIPAACHTMSREDKENFLKVLRNVRVPDGYASNISRCVRLKDRTISGLKSHDSHILMQQLLPIALRKSLPDKVVRPLVEISAFFRGICSTKLSQEDMDRLQGDVCITLCKLEQIFPPGFFTSMVHLVVHLVRECRLGGPVQYRWMYPAERSLGNFKNNVRNKAAPEGCIAEGYIATELVTFCSRYLNNAPTFHNRPQRNPDGSKGAGTRVTMNRLIMHQIHRYIVFNSEEFHNLRTMHKDALRRSCTRGRITEALIEAQHHEQFCEWYRAYVDGLDDQRREELGHKLVMRCRGLKETAVKYNRYVVNGKLFRTLAHDVGRRTQNSGVCVPTVEGETYYGQLTDIFEVEYYDRTTYVLFKCNWADPTMDRGFTIDEYGLVFVNFNHLVHRGEQIQDEPYVLTSQVDQVFYVEDGRNPNWVCAVRTKPRNVYDVGQGDGSNEDGTTYHECVPLVLATADLPDTNDEFEYDRPDVDPIEAPVIQ; encoded by the exons ATGTATATCcgaatatgcag atatctgccgcctgaacatctgtggcggcttaacaggaggacatttgacggtaccGAAGAATTTGCCAGCgcaccgattgtgccatgcggatacgaggttctccaacagttggacggagttgcgtttggagatgagaccgcgggtaagaagaagaaacggaagaagcggaagaagggtgcagggagttccgatgttatatggaagaagaaaagtatatttttcagattgccgtattggaaagacaatttgcttcggcacaatcttgatgttatgcacatagagaaaaatgtcatggacaatatacttggcactattttggatataaaagggaaaacgaaggacaacttggcagctcggctggacttgcaggaaatggggttgagacctaagttgcatccgttcacggccgccaacggtaaaacgtatattcccgctgcctgtcacacaatgtctagagaggacaaagaaaattttctgaaggttcttcgaaatgttagggtcccggacggatacgcttcgaacatttcacgatgtgttcggctcaaggaccgtacaatttctggcttgaagagccatgatagccacatactgatgcaacagcttcttccaattgcactgcgtaagtcattgcctgataaagtggttagacctcttgtggagatttctgcattttttagaggcatatgctcaacaaagctatcacaagaagatatggaccgactgcagggtgacgtctgtatcactttgtgcaagctagaacagatattccctccagggttttttaccagcatggtccacttggttgtgcatcttgtgcgcgagtgtagactaggcggacccgtgcagtatagatggatgtacccggcagagag gagtctggggaatttcaaaaataatgtgcgcaataaagcagctcctgaggggtgcattgcggaggggtacatagcgaccgagctggtaacgttctgttcaaggtatctgaataacgcaccaacattccacaacagacctcagaggaatcctgatggatccaagggagcgggcacgcgtgttaccatgaaccggttgataatgcaccagattcatcgttatattgtgttcaactctgaagagtttcacaatttgcggac gatgcacaaagacgcgcttaggcgatcatgcactaggggtcgcattacggaggctcttattgaagcacaacatcatgagcagttctgcgaatggtaccgtgcatat gtcgatggcctggacgatcaacgtagggaggaattgggccacaagttggttatgcgttgtagagggctaaaggagacagcggtgaagtacaacaggtacgtggtaaatggaaaattatttcgcacgcttgctcatgatgtgggaaggaggactcagaatagcggcgtctgtgttcctaccgttgaaggcgaaacgtactacggacagttaaccgatatatttgaggtcgagtactatgacaggactacgtacgtcttatttaagtgcaattgggcagaccccacaatggacagaggattcacaatagacgagtatggcctagtgtttgtcaacttcaatcacctcgtccacaggggagaacagattcaggacgagccgtacgtgcttacatctcaggtggatcaagtattctacgtagaagatggaaggaacccaaattgggtttgtgcggttaggaccaaaccgcgcaacgtgtacgacgttggacagggggatgggagtaatgaggatggtacaacctaccatgagtgcgtaccgctcgtactagccactgctgACCTACCAGATACGAATgacgaattcgagtacgacaggcccgacgtAGATcctattgaagctcccgtgatacaatga